ACGCAGTTGCAAAAGATGCTGCCGGCAATCAAAATGTGAAGAATCTGCCGGTAAGCTTGAAATCTATTCAGTACAGATCGTCTTCAATTAACATTGATGATTCATTTATTGACAAAGTGGCAGCCCCTCTGTTGAATGAGACAAATATATCCGACCGCGAGGCTGCGTTCAAAAAGGTCAACGAGGAGTTAAGGACAGCAAGCATAAAGAAGCTTTTCGATATTGCGCAAAAAACAGAACCTAAGATGTTATGGGACGGGGCCTTTTTGCAGATGAAAAACAGCAAGGTGATGGCCACGTATGGAGATGCAAGGGCTTATATTTATAAAGGGAAAAGCATAAGCAGGAGCATCCATCTCGGATACGACCTCGCATCCAATGCGCATTCGCCGGTTGAGGCTGCCAACACAGGCATCATCAAATTTGCCGGAGACCTCGGGATATACGGGAACACCGTAGTAATTGATCACGGGACCGGCCTCATGAGCCTTTACGGACATATGTCTACAATCACGGTCAAGGAAGGTCAATCAGTAACAAAGGGCGATATAATCGGCAAGACAGGCGCTACAGGGCTTGCAGGCGGAGATCATCTGCACTTTGGAATACTCATAGAGGGATATGAAGTGTCCCCATTATACTGGTGGGACCAGCATTGGATAAAAGTGAATATACTTGACCAGTTAAGGCCTTAATTCATAAAAAATTCAAAATGTATTATTAAAATAGATAGACAAAAGAAAAATTATAGATATAATTTTAATAATTAAAAAAATGAGAGGTAATAAACATCATGGATCGTCAGGTTACAAAAGAAGAAGTGCCTTCATACGAACTGGTTGAAGAAAAGATCAAAGAGATCGACGGATCGATTATCATACTCCGTATATTCTACATCTTTATGCATATCGCTTATAAGTTCCAGCTTATAAAAAATGACAAGCTGTGCACCGTTGAAGTACCAAGAAGACTGCTTGAAGGCCTGAAAAGCGGCAACATAATCCTGGAAAAAGAGTTGAACGAGATAATATATGAATCTCTTGAAGGCTCCGACTGCTGGAATAAGGTCTAACGAAGTTTAAAGTTACAAGTCTTATTTCCTGACTTATTCAAATCTTATGCTGATGTTGCCGCCCTTGCCCTTGGCCTGGTGTAATGCTTTTTCCATCTGGTC
This genomic interval from Nitrospirota bacterium contains the following:
- a CDS encoding M23 family metallopeptidase, producing MENFSSKKREKNGFSLIGLIIASLIVVSAGGYFGYQLFFVSKPAIKGMDALNVLNADKTVTLQGENLKTIDISIQQGGKKINLLKDTPLTREKTYTLQIKPKTIGLSDGPATFIIEAEAGILKKLSQQVNTTIDTSPPYLEVLSATSVIENGGAGFTLLRAQGADSVFAKLDERIFRGFLAVPKADSTGKETASNYYVLFPVPLDMRPGSVFYAVAKDAAGNQNVKNLPVSLKSIQYRSSSINIDDSFIDKVAAPLLNETNISDREAAFKKVNEELRTASIKKLFDIAQKTEPKMLWDGAFLQMKNSKVMATYGDARAYIYKGKSISRSIHLGYDLASNAHSPVEAANTGIIKFAGDLGIYGNTVVIDHGTGLMSLYGHMSTITVKEGQSVTKGDIIGKTGATGLAGGDHLHFGILIEGYEVSPLYWWDQHWIKVNILDQLRP